The segment CTCTTTATAACACCATTATTTGTTCTTGCCTGCCCTATTAAACCTTGAGCTTAAAAGCCCAAACTGTCTTGTTTATAATATCAGTGTACAACAGTGTTGGGCAAATGTAAAGTCAAGAAATTTCttgtaaaacttttttaaaagcacccTTTCCTTTTTCgttcttttgtgttctttttttcctttttactcttaAAGGCTCTTTGAGACAGGAATTTTTCAAAACTTGGAGAAGAAGCTGAGATCCTAGGGGGAAGAATAAGCACTTCCTTTGTTCTCCATGGTAACCAAGCATGGACCAAGAAGGCCCTACTGTTCCCTTTCTGCTTAACAACTTTAGACAGGTTTCATCTTAAGTATAGGCCCCTGGCCTCTCTTTTCTCAGAccattaattttagaaaacttgtaattgCCAACCTTTCTCTCGCCCCCTTTTAAACGCGTATGAATCTCTTTTAAAGCCTTGTGCCAGTTTCAAGACCCAGGGGAAGGTCTTTCTCAATGACCTGGGAGCTATCCCTTTGAACTGTAATCCTCAGGAAGATGGCATTCCTATTTCCTAGTCTCTATAGAAGGGTAGGAGCCCAACATCAATGGGCACCTTGCTCCAGCTGCAAAACTACAACCTGTAAACTTACTTTTCCTTTGAGTAAGACCTGTCACCACCCACAGGTGGCCCTACCGCAGCTCTTAATAACTCTCCAGGCACTTGTTTCAGGAGAGTTGAGTTCAATGTCCTGTTGCAATAGtcttaaataaagtctttctttcctgttttatgttctacatttattgtttcttcttaATTACACctgtgtttcatttcttcctcGCTGCTGACTGAGGACTTCTCACACGTCCTTGGATATCTAGAGATTAACCAATTTGGATTCAAAAGATTAGAACTATGTGGAGCAAAGTTACCACTTTCAAGTCATTGCAGGAGGTAGTGTGATGTGTATGATGTGGATAGGGTAGTATATTTTTCTGAGGGAATCCTAACTGAGGTGCATTTATCTTATGGAAGTGGTaccagaaaataaagaacagacctgtcctcttttttttttttaagattttttaaaaaaatttatttatttgagaaagagagagacagtgacagagatagcgagagagcacaagtggggagagtgggagaagcaggctccctcagcagcgagtctgacacaggactcaatcccaggactctgggatcatgacttgagccaaaggcagatgcttaaccaactgagccacccagacgtccctttTCTATTATTATGAAAGGGGCATGAGGAAAAATgcaattttcaaagaaagagaatggctaaaaatataaTAACCCTCTCAAGGGATGTTAAATGTGGTTAAGGAGAGAAGttagaggaagtgagagaggtcAGAGTTGCAAATGGAAAGGCTTCTGCAATGGTAAAGGTAGTGTGGAGAGGTGTTCCTTAAAGCACAGGAAATGAAATGTATCCATTTAAGATGGGAAGTAAGGTGCAATAGGATTGAGTTGGAATGAAATGAAAGATGGTtgggaaaaaaggaagacactAGGGAGAGGGGAGTTAATTGAGAGTCTATGCCAGGGAAGGAAACTAGTAGTCTGAGAAGCTTGGCAGAGGCATTGACTACTTGGGTCAGAAGGGAAATATCAAGGAATCTTATTACCTAGGAAACTAGAAGATTTAGGAGAAGGGGTTTGACACACTAGCCTCTCTCACCTTCCTTTCCTCAACAACACACAAGCATAAAGTTAAATTGAATGCATTATTATGGTGGCAATTTAATGCCACTATAAGGTCTCCCTCATGGGCTAGTGGAGGCTAAGATATGGAATTCAGGCTGatgatctttttcattttcttcttttctctgacttttcttaaTGTCAATACTGCTCCCTAATTCCccttttcttaacttttcctGCTACTTTTTCTTATGTAGAGGTCGGGGTGGTTGAAATGGATTCAGAATATGAGAGTGgaatgtgagaaagaaaagaagactaaAATGGCAAGTTGAATGAGAAGAAAACTTTACTtctaaatgtaaatgcaaaactCAGGCTGGGAAGAGTGTGTAAAAGTGCtgtacaaataaaatgaaatggagttAAGTGCATTAATGTCTTTGTAAGATCCTGTTGtgacaacatagaagaaaaacataggaAAGTCTCAAATTATCCTGAGAAAGGACCAAGAGAAAACAACACTTGAAGTGAAATCAGACAGAAGAGCATTAGACACTGACATGATCTTCCAGATCTGATGGTAGTAGGAAGAAAACTATGAATGCTCCTTCCTAGAGCCTTTCAGCATTGCAGAATTATCCAATTGTcagggctggggccgggggggAGCTTCTCTTCCAGGAGGCTTCTCACTAGACAGCCCCTGCCTGGGCCAGGCTGGTCTTCCCAAGGGCCCTCAACATGGCCCCCTTCATTTCCTTGTTTCGAAAACTATAGATGATGGGGTTGCACATGGGGGTGATGATGGTGTCGAGGAGGGAGAAGGGCTTGTCTTTGTCAGGGTCATGTGTGCTGCGAGGGTTCATATAAGAGAACATGGCTGAGGTGTAGAGAAAGATGACCACAGTCAGGTGGGAAGCGCAAGTAGAAAAGGTCTTTCCACGACCTGAGGAGGAGGCTCTGCCAAGGATGGAGGCCAGGATACGAGCATAAGAGATGACAATGAGCACCATGGGGCTGAGCAGCACCACGATGGCATCGGCAAAGATCATCTTCAGACTAAACTGGGGGTCTCCACAAGAGAGAGCGATCACTATGGGGGCCTCACAGAAGAAGTTTTCTATGTGGTTGTCTCTACAGAAGGGATTCCGGAATGACATATACTCAAGAAAGATGCCATTGATCAGCCCAAAGAACCAGGCAGTACTCACCAGCTTCATGCAGACCTGCCGGCTCATGATCTGGGCATAGCTGAGTGGGTGGCAGATGGCAACATAACGGTCATAGGCCATAAAAGCCAAGAGGATGCACTTGGCCACTCCCACGCAGAAGACGAAGTACATCTGGGTCGAGCAAGGGACAAAGGAGACAATGTGGTTCTTGACCACCAGGTGGATCAGCATCtgtgggatggtggtggtgatgaagcAGACATCCAGGAAGGACAGGTGGccaaggaagaagtacatggggctGTTGAGCCTGGGGTCTGTCcaggtgatgaagatgatgaggcCATTCATGGCCATGGCAAGGCTGTAGAGGGCTAGGAAGAGGGCAAAGAGCAATGCCCGAGTGGAAGAGGAGCTCTGCTCAAAGCCCACGAGGATAAACTCTGTCATTGTGCTGCCATTCCTTAGGTCCACTGTCTTGGACCNCCATTCATGGCCATGGCAAGGCTGTAGAGGGCTAGGAAGAGGGCAAAGAGCAATGCCCGAGTGGAAGAGGAGTTCTGCTCAAAGCCCACGAGGATAAACTCTGTCATTGTGCTGCCATTCCTTAGGTCCACTGTCTTGGACCTGCTtgaggagggaggacaggaaaAGCACAGGTGAGATAGCTGTAGGGGAATTAAGGTACTCACTTGCACTCAGAGATCCAGCTATAAAAGAACAATGAGTGATGGTAAATGTCTTGGAACTTTAATAAACTATGTAATTGGCAATATGTGGGCAGTGAAGTTGCCAGGGTCACCACAGGCTGCATACATGGAATTGCAATATCAAAAATTGAGGAAGCAATGGTTATACTTTATTCTGGTTTGGCCAGGCCTCAAATGAAGTACTGCATCTGCTCCAGGGCCCTAAATATTGAAGGACTAGCCACTAACCAAAATGTGTTCAGAGGTGCAAAACTAAGATGGTTGGGCCAGGAACCCATGCCAAATGAGGAAAGGTTTAAGAAATTGAggaatggggggcgcctgggtggcacagcagttgagcgtctgccttcggctcagggcgtgatccctgcattatgggattgagccccacatcaggctcctccgctgtgagcctgctccttcctctcccactccccctgcttgtgttccctctctcattggctgtctctatctctgtcaaataaataaataaaaacttaaaaaaaaaagaaattgaggaatggaGTATTTGAGGGAAGGGCATGGTGGTTGTTAGCTCATATTTAGGAAGAGCATATTTAGGAAGAACTTGGGAGATGTTTAAAGACATACGTTTCTAGAAGAAGAAAGTGCTTAGTCTAGTGTATGTATTTAAAACGATAAATGGGTTGAAGTTTCAGAGGAAACAGGTAACATTCTAGCCCTCAGCATTGCCTCTTAGGTGAGAAAGATTTGTATTACTCTGGAAACAGCCATGCTTACCAGTCATCCACCCTCTTTCCAGACTCCCTCTCCCAGTGGTTGGTGCTGCTGCATCGACCACCCACGCAGTGCATGCTGGAGATGGGGCCTGCTTGTGAGTTCTTGCGCGCTTTCCCAATAGGAGACAGTTTTCCTACAGGGGTTGGAACTCAGGGCTAAGCACTTTTGGGTGGAAAGGATGCAACCATTGCTGAGACAAGGGAAGCTATGAGCAGGGCACAAATTCAGCCTTTCTGGAATGGACCTTCAGAAAACTTTGATCTGTCCCTTTGCTTCCAGGATAAGTCTTGTTCTTTTCCCATGATCAGAGAATGAGCATTCAGAATTCTCatgttcttttctcattattgTAACTTTTAGGAAGTCATTATGTTCATAGTAAATCTCTCTTGTGCTCTTCATCTTGTCTTGGAGTTAGGATATCAGATAGATCCCTTCCACTTTCAGATGGTTAGTGTATTCCTTCTTAACCTTTAGTTCCCAACTACTCTTCTTcgtttccttttctctcactcCTTTTTCTATACACTCTTACTCTACCCCTCTGGTagtctttccccctcctttctccacttccacttctcactcttttcttctccctctccctttctcataTTTGGTGTGGCTGTCTGCCATTCAGCTACTTCTGGCTGGactcccctctcttctccatgTCTTTAAACATCTCATGTTGCCTATCTTAATTTTAGAAGAGACCTACCCTGTTACTGCCACTCCTTCCCACATTGGATTCCCTGTAGGTGATTTCCTGATAGGTCCAGGCAGTAGGCCACCCCGTCATCTGTACTTTGGAATGCTCCCCTAGAACTTGTACTTCGAGTTTCTCCTCTTGGGGCCCAGAAAAGGCAGGGAGGTTCAGAGAGCAATGTTTAACCCAAGACATGGCCCAGAATCATGGGCCCGGTGGACATGTTAGAGTCAAGGTCAGACTCTGGGCAAGGGAAGGCGGTGAGCTATGCTCCAGACAAGCCTGGGACTTGTCCAAGAAGAAACTAGGTTCAACCTAAGAAAGCACTAGGATCTATAGGAATATATAAATGCTTATTGTGGTTCACTGTGCCAGGAAGAACACTCCCTGATACCTGGCATCTAGCGTCCTGTTAACCACTGGGGTTAACCAGTCAAGCATTTGCATAAATAAATAGGACAGTGACTTGAAAATCACATCCTACCTCATTCTGTTGCTTGGCTGGTGATGATGCTTATCACTGAATCACTGCAgcaaacaatagagaaaatcccATGGTGTTTGAAGAAGAACTGTTCCAGGGAGGATGGTCCGACCTGGTGGGCCACTCTGGAAGAGAGTTGGGGTGATGACCTCGTTAGTTCTTCAACATCCATACCACAGATGATGAatgtttacttaaataaaaataccaagttaCATACGTACTGCACTTTAACTGTCACATATTCCACTTGTTAATAAGCTTACTTGGTTCCACTTTTTCATAGCGTATGGTTTGACCTTCTCAGGACTTTTAATTTTGTCCCAGGGCTAACTGAATTTTAGCACCTTGACTTGAAAACCACATGCTCTCTTAATTGTTACTTGAAGAAACACCAgcaagagaataagaaaacattcattttcctttagcTGCAGACAATCTCATATTATTCTATAACATAAAACATGTCCTTGCGGTTGTTTCTGACAAAGAATTTTCTGGGCCTAGACATCAGAAATTGTTGCTATGTGCTCTAAACCTGATTGTGAACCtctagaatataatttttattggtGGCCTTAATCATGGCCATCATAATATTTAAATTGATATCTCACTGTTTTCAGAAagctatatacatatacacttgTGAGATTTTTCTGTTAAACCAGAAGCGGATCATGGGATTTTCTTCTGTCAAGGgtacagatataaaataaataaccactCATGACCCCTTGGACTTCTTGTTTAAAGACTCAAGGGTCTGTAATCTCATTTAAATTAACAATAGTTTATAAAGTAGTTCACACATGCCATGGCTTTTAATTGTAATTTAAGGATATAATTTAATCTCATCGAAGAATGTCTGTTAAGTTATGTTGGACAATGTAGTTGAACACAGTTTGGCAAGGAGAGAGGAATAGGGAGTAAGTTTTCAGCTGTGGGTCTAGACTGGCTTCAGAGTTGACTAATTAACCTACTGTTCTGATTCCTTTTAACACCACTTGCAAGGAAAATAGAACTGTTTCAAAGTTCAAAGAGCCTCTTGGAAGAGCAGCCAACATGAAGGTGGAAGTAGGACTGGTTTAATATCTTACACCCTGTGGTTAACTGTAGACTTAATGGGGTTGGAGGACACAATGCCAGATATTGTtaggggtggggaaggtggggaatAAGTTCTTCCATATTCCTGATGTTTCCTTCCACATGGATGAAACTGTGATAGCATAACACCCTTGagctttctcttcttcattccaCCATTCCATGGGGAGTGGAGTGGCTTCCCAGATTGGTGATTTTAGAAGGAGAAACCGAACACATGTTTTCTATCCCTTTCCTCTCACCTTCTCCTTGGAAGTGAGTGGTCTTCTCCCGGGCAGGCTCTACCCGTTTGGGGAGGCTTTGTGGCTGTACAGTCCTGCCAGTTACTGGGGAATAGGTTTGTCTGTCTAACTCTCTGCTTCTGGATTAGGAAGTCCAATTGCTCCAATGTCTGCTTTGTTATTAGTAAAGGTGATGTTTCAACCTCCACCGGCAGACTCTGTCTTATTTCTAAGATGATTCAGAACCAGGTGGGAAGAGCGGTATTATTTACTGGACCCCTCAAAATCCCTAACGATTATTATTAGTAATATGATCActtatatggaaataaaatttaaacaaagaaacatgCTAGAGCCTTGATTATAACGACAAGAAACCATGAAATCACAGTGATGTCTGGGAAAGAGCCTGAGAGGGAAGAGTTCTGCTGATACACGTATGCTGAATGCTCAAGGTATAGTGCTGGTGAGTTCAGGGAGAGAAGTCTATGTTCCTTGATCACAGGAGCACAATGAACAACGTGTGCTATCGTAGACTAGACGGGTGGGAAAATGCCTCATTGTAAGGTTAAGATTCTGATTCCTGTCTTACTTACTGAAGAGGAGCAGGACACTGTTGAATACATTCAACAGTTTTAGCCACAACCTTCCTGTAGCCTTCCTAGCATGCTATGACCACAGGAAAGACAGTACGACACAGCACTGTATTGTTCATTTATTCTGGAGAGTATGTTTGTTTTAGGAATGAGATTGGTTCATTTAGTTGTAAATGAACTCATCAGCTTTGTTTAAATCATGTAGAGTCTTAGAAAGCTTCAGCTTCTGTGAGTCTTGGCTATCTTCTTGCAGGTCTGCTGTAAATAAAATGTGCCTCTAGTAATTTCAAATCTAACACAGCTTGAAATCTGGTTTCTCTTCTGCATACTCTAGCCCCTTCATTTTCTGgattaaatacataatttcatGACTGAAAGCCAAAAAGCACTATTTTTCTGAGCAGAAAAACTTTATGGTGGATATATTTATCCTGGGGATCATGGAGCTCTAGGGAGTCAGAAGATATGTTTCAGTGTGTCTGTGCAACTCTGAAATGTTATATGAAAACATGTGTGCATGAGAGCATTTTTCTTgagagtaaaatgaagaaaaacatatttgttgGTATGGTTGTTGTGAAGACTAAGAggaaatttattcattcaaccaaaaatgtgtgtgtatgtaactatgtatatatgtatatatgtaaatcacATAGAACAGTATTTGTAGTAGGGGAAGTGCTCAACAAATCTAAAGTTTCCTTTTCTAGGTTactggataaataaaaaatattagttaagacatttatatttttaattgtcagtAATCCTCAAAATCCCTGAAGCCCTTTAAAAACTGAAtctgcaaattaaaaatgtatttctaagcATTGTTAAGTTCTGGCAGAGCAGTACAGTTGTGGGTAGAGATATTTTACAACTTAACTGTGCTAAGATATGATTAAGAGCTCCTATAGGGCTTCAATAAAATACTGCAGTATCTCagagtaataaaataatgaaatactcaAGGAAAAAGTGtgtaacaggaaaaaacatcaacTCCAGAAAAAAGATCTGCTAACGACTGACGGATTCAGAGGTTGTTCTTGGAAAAgtgcatttttataaaaggaaaaatggccAATGTAAGTGGAAGCATGGATTAAGCCCAGAAAGCCTGAAACTGAAGGTTGA is part of the Ailuropoda melanoleuca isolate Jingjing chromosome 16, ASM200744v2, whole genome shotgun sequence genome and harbors:
- the LOC100474969 gene encoding olfactory receptor 10AD1, translated to MHCVGGRCSSTNHWERESGKRVDDCPLQPCHGHEWXSKTVDLRNGSTMTEFILVGFEQSSSSTRALLFALFLALYSLAMAMNGLIIFITWTDPRLNSPMYFFLGHLSFLDVCFITTTIPQMLIHLVVKNHIVSFVPCSTQMYFVFCVGVAKCILLAFMAYDRYVAICHPLSYAQIMSRQVCMKLVSTAWFFGLINGIFLEYMSFRNPFCRDNHIENFFCEAPIVIALSCGDPQFSLKMIFADAIVVLLSPMVLIVISYARILASILGRASSSGRGKTFSTCASHLTVVIFLYTSAMFSYMNPRSTHDPDKDKPFSLLDTIITPMCNPIIYSFRNKEMKGAMLRALGKTSLAQAGAV